The following are encoded in a window of Rissa tridactyla isolate bRisTri1 chromosome 3, bRisTri1.patW.cur.20221130, whole genome shotgun sequence genomic DNA:
- the IL22RA2 gene encoding interleukin-22 receptor subunit alpha-2: MLFSHGAALVSMRGITLSSLCLLVHLLQDETATILVLENPDLQASIKPQKVEFRSLNFNSTLHWQPGRAREARDTVYFVQYKVYGQSTWQNKDDCWGIRNHVCDLTNETSDIQEPYYGRVKAASAGVYSDWSLSCRFTPWRETMIGPPTVTVVHNDTSIILKLQAPRSPYKRKRGSKIPMTNYYDLLYQVFIINNLLDEQHRVLVYEGKDKVIKIEDLRPGVSYCIVAKTYVPMLDRSSAYSSRQCTVLQ, translated from the exons ATGCTCTTCAGTCATGGAGCTGCTCTCGTAAGCATGAGGGGGATCACGCTTTCCTCCCTCTGCTTACTGGTGCACCTGCTTCAGGATGAGACAGCCA CGATTTTAGTTTTGGAAAACCCAGACCTGCAAGCTTCGATTAAGCCACAGAAGGTAGAGTTCCGTTCGTTAAACTTCAACAGCACTTTGCATTGGCAGCCTGGGAGAGCCAGAGAGGCGAGAGACACGGTTTACTTTGTGCAGTATAAAGT GTATGGGCAGAGCACATGGCAAAACAAAGATGACTGCTGGGGGATTCGAAACCACGTCTGTGACCTAACAAATGAGACCTCTGACATTCAAGAGCCTTATTATGGCAGAGTGAAAGCCGCGTCAGCTGGCGTCTATTCCGACTGGAGCCTCAGCTGCAGATTCACTCCCTGGCGAGAAA CTATGATAGGACCTCCGACGGTAACTGTGGTTCATAACGACACATCCATAATACTAAAGCTCCAGGCTCCACGTTCTCCTTATaaaaggaagagaggcagcaAGATACCAATGACAAATTATTATGATCTGCTATATCAAGTCTTCATAATTAACAACTTGCTAGACGAG CAACACAGAGTCCTGGTGTACGAAGGAAAAGACAAGGTTATTAAAATAGAAGATTTGAGGCCTGGGGTCAGCTACTGCATTGTGGCTAAAACGTATGTGCCGATGCTGGACCGCAGCAGCGCCTACAGCAGCAGGCAATGCACCGTGCTGCAGTGA